A genomic window from Bradyrhizobium lupini includes:
- a CDS encoding S1C family serine protease, with product MTDSTPLTSLSSALADMVSRTAPSVVAVHSHRSRATGFVWKPGLIVTADEALADEGDVEIGLPDGSTAAATIAGRDHTTDIALLRADTAIAPVKLATIVPPLGALSVVVATNRDTPSAALAMVSQSGKSWRSLRGGDIDARIELDVRLRSSQQGGLALDASGEAFGMAVLGPRRVLVIPTATIERVAAQLEARGRIARGYLGLGLQPVRLDDGVGAMVMNVDKAGPSAAAGIRQGDVIVAVNDQKLSGVRALSRTLGPASVGAVVDIAARRGGEPVSFKVTIGERPAA from the coding sequence ATGACCGACTCAACTCCCCTGACTTCGCTGTCGTCCGCGCTCGCGGATATGGTGTCCCGCACCGCGCCGTCCGTCGTCGCCGTCCATTCGCATCGTTCCCGCGCCACCGGCTTCGTCTGGAAACCCGGCCTGATCGTCACGGCCGACGAGGCGCTGGCCGACGAGGGCGACGTCGAGATCGGCCTCCCCGACGGCAGCACCGCGGCCGCCACGATCGCCGGCCGCGACCATACGACGGATATCGCACTGCTGCGCGCCGATACGGCGATTGCCCCGGTCAAGCTGGCCACAATTGTGCCGCCCCTTGGCGCGTTGTCGGTCGTCGTCGCCACCAACCGCGATACGCCGAGCGCCGCGCTCGCGATGGTGTCGCAGTCCGGCAAGAGCTGGCGCTCCCTGCGCGGCGGCGACATCGACGCGCGGATCGAGCTCGACGTCCGCTTGCGCTCCAGCCAGCAGGGCGGCCTCGCGCTCGACGCATCGGGCGAAGCCTTCGGCATGGCCGTGCTCGGCCCGAGGCGTGTGCTAGTGATCCCGACAGCGACGATCGAGCGGGTCGCGGCCCAGTTAGAGGCGCGCGGCCGCATCGCACGCGGATATCTCGGCCTCGGGCTGCAGCCGGTCCGGCTCGACGACGGCGTCGGCGCGATGGTGATGAATGTCGACAAGGCCGGCCCTTCGGCGGCGGCCGGCATCCGCCAGGGCGACGTCATCGTCGCGGTCAACGACCAGAAGCTGTCCGGCGTGCGCGCGCTGTCGCGGACGCTGGGTCCGGCGAGCGTGGGCGCGGTGGTCGATATCGCGGCGCGCCGCGGCGGCGAGCCGGTCAGCTTCAAGGTCACGATCGGCGAGAGGCCGGCGGCGTGA
- a CDS encoding VOC family protein, with protein sequence MTIDLTRRTLLQLAGASSLAMAAAGAARAEGTPQGGGPTYASRTPMRVGMVTLRVKNLDKVANYYRDVIGLTVMERSTSAAKLGTAGIALLVLEARPDAEIEPRNAAGLYHTAFLMPTRKDLARWLVAAASHRVPLSGFADHLVSESVYLDDPEGNGIEVYADRDPSQWQWSEGSVKMAADELDIPDLLSLTNTRVPDYAKAPDGMRIGHMHLRVGDLAQAQNFYHGTIGLDPTRSRNGAAFLSSGRYHHHLGMNVWQSQGAGQRDDQATGLAWFSLVTAKQDLLAAQEERLRKGGAKVTALADGVEAIDPWGTRVRLIRI encoded by the coding sequence ATGACCATCGACCTTACCCGCCGCACCCTGCTTCAACTCGCCGGCGCCAGCTCGCTCGCAATGGCGGCTGCGGGCGCGGCGCGCGCCGAGGGCACACCGCAGGGCGGCGGTCCGACCTATGCCAGCCGCACGCCGATGCGCGTCGGCATGGTGACGCTCCGGGTGAAGAATCTCGACAAGGTTGCGAACTACTACCGCGACGTGATCGGGCTCACCGTGATGGAACGCTCGACGAGCGCCGCCAAGCTCGGCACGGCCGGCATCGCGCTGCTGGTGCTGGAGGCCCGTCCTGATGCCGAGATCGAGCCGCGCAACGCCGCCGGCCTCTATCACACCGCCTTCCTGATGCCGACCCGCAAGGACTTGGCCCGCTGGCTGGTAGCAGCCGCTTCGCATCGCGTGCCGCTGTCGGGCTTTGCCGATCATCTCGTCAGCGAATCCGTCTATCTCGACGATCCCGAAGGCAACGGCATCGAGGTCTATGCCGACCGCGATCCCTCGCAATGGCAGTGGAGCGAAGGCAGCGTGAAGATGGCGGCCGACGAGCTCGACATTCCCGACCTGCTGTCGCTGACCAATACGCGCGTGCCTGATTATGCCAAGGCACCGGACGGAATGCGCATCGGCCACATGCATCTGCGCGTCGGCGACCTCGCGCAGGCGCAGAATTTCTACCACGGCACGATCGGACTCGACCCGACCCGCAGCCGCAACGGCGCCGCGTTCCTGTCGTCGGGACGCTACCATCATCACCTCGGCATGAACGTCTGGCAGAGCCAGGGCGCCGGCCAACGCGACGATCAGGCAACGGGGCTCGCCTGGTTCTCGCTGGTGACAGCTAAGCAGGATCTGCTCGCCGCGCAGGAAGAGCGCCTGCGCAAGGGCGGCGCGAAAGTCACGGCGCTAGCGGACGGCGTTGAGGCGATCGATCCCTGGGGCACGCGGGT